The Streptomyces sp. NBC_00691 genome has a segment encoding these proteins:
- a CDS encoding LysR family transcriptional regulator: MVHEYRSQLRLSPNSNEEDMGLLLAPRLAYFAAVARHEHVTRAAAEMGVPQSTLSRAMVRLEQDLGVSLFARRGRTVSLTPAGRRFLTAAERALAEVERAADTVRADADPTAGRVAFGFLHTMGSETVPGLIRAFRVDHPGIRFTLVQNYGEAMIERLRAGDLDLCLTSPVPDAPDLVARRLDEQRLRLVVPDDHRLAGRKRVRLAEAADETFVTLEPGYGLRRITDDLCAEAGFKPRIAFEGEEAETLRGLVAAGLGVALLPPPAVPRPGVVELTVTAPRAAREIGVAWLDGHPDTAPVAAFKKFLLGRRGHLLPKEPAAPLFPEDLSPP, from the coding sequence ATGGTGCATGAGTACAGGTCACAGCTTCGCCTGTCACCGAACAGTAACGAAGAAGACATGGGACTGCTGCTCGCGCCGCGGCTCGCGTATTTCGCCGCGGTCGCCCGGCACGAGCATGTGACCAGGGCCGCTGCCGAGATGGGCGTCCCGCAGTCCACGCTCTCCCGGGCGATGGTCCGGCTCGAACAGGACCTCGGCGTGAGCCTCTTCGCCCGCCGCGGCCGGACGGTCTCCCTCACCCCCGCGGGGCGCCGCTTCCTGACCGCGGCCGAGCGGGCCCTCGCCGAGGTGGAGCGGGCGGCCGACACCGTACGGGCCGACGCCGACCCCACCGCGGGCCGCGTCGCCTTCGGCTTCCTCCACACCATGGGCTCCGAGACCGTCCCCGGTCTCATCCGCGCCTTCCGCGTCGACCACCCGGGGATCCGTTTCACCCTCGTCCAGAACTACGGCGAGGCCATGATCGAACGGCTCCGGGCCGGCGACCTCGACCTCTGTCTGACCTCGCCCGTGCCGGACGCGCCGGACCTGGTCGCGCGGCGCCTCGACGAGCAGCGGCTCCGGCTCGTCGTCCCCGACGACCACCGGCTCGCGGGCCGTAAGCGGGTCCGCCTCGCCGAGGCCGCCGACGAGACCTTCGTGACCCTGGAACCGGGGTACGGGCTCCGCCGCATCACCGACGACCTCTGTGCCGAGGCCGGCTTCAAGCCCCGGATCGCCTTCGAGGGAGAGGAGGCCGAGACCCTGCGCGGCCTGGTCGCCGCGGGCCTCGGCGTCGCCCTGCTGCCGCCGCCCGCGGTGCCGCGCCCCGGAGTCGTCGAACTCACCGTCACGGCGCCGCGCGCGGCCCGCGAGATCGGCGTCGCCTGGCTGGACGGCCACCCGGACACGGCCCCGGTGGCCGCCTTCAAGAAGTTCCTGCTCGGCAGGCGCGGCCATCTGCTCCCGAAGGAGCCCGCCGCGCCGCTGTTCCCGGAGGACCTCTCACCTCCGTAG
- a CDS encoding alpha/beta hydrolase, whose product MAHFALVGPPDARRPRLGRPVGGSRTPAAVGGVVLLLPDGEPTSGRRASTLTHAAMLPLGRALVRAGRSEGLVAHVVRYRGRGWNGSDANLAADASWAVAEAVRRYGDVPVCLVGHGLGGRAALRAAGHGAVGAVLALAPWLPEDDVAAEPEAVRQLVGRRVLLVHGTNDARTDPELSFRYAERAKKANRDTCRFEVHSDGHALRQYADEVRALAADFVLGALFARPVARPVTDAMAAPPPLGLRMPLAAGFGGSLRR is encoded by the coding sequence ATGGCGCACTTCGCACTCGTGGGGCCGCCCGACGCCCGGAGACCCCGGCTCGGTCGGCCTGTTGGAGGTTCCCGCACCCCGGCGGCGGTGGGCGGCGTGGTGCTGCTCCTCCCGGACGGCGAGCCGACGTCGGGGAGGCGGGCCTCCACGCTGACGCACGCGGCGATGCTGCCGCTCGGACGCGCGCTGGTCCGGGCGGGCCGGTCCGAAGGGCTCGTCGCCCATGTGGTGCGCTACCGGGGGCGCGGCTGGAACGGCTCCGACGCGAACCTCGCGGCGGACGCCTCCTGGGCCGTCGCGGAGGCCGTACGGCGCTACGGCGACGTCCCGGTCTGTCTCGTCGGCCACGGCCTCGGCGGGCGGGCCGCGCTGCGGGCCGCCGGACACGGAGCGGTCGGCGCGGTCCTCGCGCTCGCCCCGTGGCTGCCGGAGGACGACGTGGCGGCGGAGCCGGAGGCCGTACGGCAGCTGGTCGGGCGCCGGGTCCTGCTCGTGCACGGCACGAACGACGCGCGTACGGACCCGGAGTTGTCGTTCCGGTACGCGGAGCGGGCGAAGAAGGCGAACCGCGACACCTGCCGGTTCGAGGTGCACTCGGACGGTCACGCGCTGCGGCAGTACGCGGACGAGGTGCGGGCGCTCGCCGCCGACTTCGTCCTCGGCGCGCTCTTCGCGCGGCCGGTCGCCCGGCCGGTGACCGACGCGATGGCCGCTCCCCCGCCGCTGGGCCTGCGGATGCCGCTCGCGGCGGGGTTCGGGGGCTCACTACGGAGGTGA
- a CDS encoding S66 family peptidase, whose translation MPPVHPPKPRPGDKVAIVSPSSGLPGLLPMPYELGLDRLRREFGLVPVEYPTTRAWGSTPRERAADLNAAFADPEIRAVIATIGGEDQITVLPYLDRELIRAHPKPFFGYSDNTNLLLFLRNLGIVSYHGGSVMVELGRPGALHPRTADSLRAALFGSGPYELTPSADVGDVNGRWETPETFAREPVMEPDEGWFWHNADRVVTGTGWGGCLEILAWMLMADREIRPVEEYAGQVLFLETSEEMPGADEVYRILRNMGERGLLRRFPAVLMARAKSWSFEQPLDAPARAAYRKAQREAVLRALGEYAPETMAVFDVGFGHTDPQLVLPCGGPIRVDGPARRITVTY comes from the coding sequence ATGCCACCCGTGCACCCGCCCAAGCCGCGGCCCGGCGACAAGGTCGCGATCGTCTCCCCGTCGAGCGGCCTGCCGGGCCTCCTCCCGATGCCCTACGAGCTGGGTCTCGACCGGCTGCGGCGGGAGTTCGGCCTGGTCCCGGTCGAGTACCCGACCACGCGCGCCTGGGGCTCGACGCCCCGGGAGCGCGCCGCCGATCTGAACGCCGCGTTCGCCGACCCGGAGATCAGGGCCGTCATCGCGACCATCGGCGGCGAGGACCAGATCACCGTGCTTCCTTACCTGGACCGGGAGTTGATCCGCGCCCACCCGAAGCCGTTCTTCGGGTACAGCGACAACACCAATCTGCTGCTCTTCCTGCGCAACCTCGGCATCGTGAGCTACCACGGCGGCTCGGTGATGGTGGAGCTCGGCAGACCCGGGGCGCTCCACCCGCGGACGGCGGACTCCCTGCGGGCCGCGCTGTTCGGCTCCGGCCCGTACGAGCTGACGCCGTCGGCGGACGTCGGCGACGTCAACGGACGGTGGGAGACACCGGAGACCTTCGCGCGCGAACCGGTGATGGAGCCGGACGAGGGCTGGTTCTGGCACAACGCCGACCGGGTCGTCACCGGGACCGGCTGGGGCGGCTGCCTGGAGATCCTGGCCTGGATGCTGATGGCCGACCGGGAGATCCGGCCGGTCGAGGAGTACGCCGGGCAGGTGCTCTTCCTGGAGACCTCCGAGGAGATGCCGGGCGCCGACGAGGTGTACCGGATCCTGCGGAACATGGGAGAGCGCGGGCTGCTGCGGCGGTTCCCGGCCGTGCTGATGGCCCGGGCCAAGAGCTGGAGCTTCGAGCAGCCCCTCGACGCGCCGGCCCGAGCCGCGTACCGGAAGGCCCAACGCGAGGCGGTGCTGAGGGCGTTGGGCGAGTACGCGCCCGAGACCATGGCGGTCTTCGACGTCGGCTTCGGGCACACCGACCCACAGCTGGTGCTCCCGTGCGGTGGCCCGATCCGCGTCGACGGCCCCGCGCGGCGGATCACCGTCACGTACTGA
- a CDS encoding GNAT family N-acetyltransferase, translating to MTSATPDAELRRIRDSLSGFHRRQADRVVEFPGGFAALDDRYTHSRGNNHVLVDGSTDPGALPARAEELLGHLRHRLVFVVDDEVAAACRGPLEGVGYTHKATYLMRHTGPVPAHGGARQVDLEELRAPATEAWHRFAPGVSDEEVHHLVERRLARLGAADDVRFLAAYTEDGEVASWADLYLDPAAGIARIEDLVTAEAHLGQGHAGRVLDTALRLATEAGCDLRFLSADAENWPHRWYGRKGFAVVDTLHCFERG from the coding sequence ATGACTTCCGCCACCCCAGACGCCGAACTACGGCGCATACGCGACTCCCTGTCCGGCTTCCACCGACGTCAGGCGGACCGGGTCGTCGAATTCCCCGGCGGCTTCGCCGCGCTCGACGACCGGTACACGCACTCCCGGGGCAACAACCACGTGCTGGTCGACGGCTCGACCGACCCCGGAGCGCTGCCCGCGCGGGCCGAGGAGCTGCTCGGTCACCTCCGGCACCGGCTCGTGTTCGTCGTCGACGACGAGGTCGCGGCCGCCTGCCGGGGGCCGCTGGAGGGGGTCGGTTACACCCACAAGGCCACGTACCTCATGCGGCACACCGGTCCGGTCCCGGCGCACGGCGGGGCCCGGCAAGTGGATCTGGAGGAGCTGCGCGCGCCTGCCACGGAGGCCTGGCACCGGTTCGCGCCGGGGGTGTCCGACGAGGAGGTCCACCACCTGGTGGAACGGCGGCTCGCCCGCCTCGGGGCAGCCGACGACGTACGGTTCCTCGCCGCGTACACCGAGGACGGCGAGGTGGCGTCCTGGGCCGACCTGTATCTCGACCCGGCGGCCGGGATCGCCCGGATCGAGGACCTGGTCACCGCCGAGGCGCACCTCGGGCAGGGCCACGCCGGACGGGTCCTCGACACGGCACTGCGCCTGGCGACCGAGGCGGGCTGCGACCTCCGCTTCCTGAGCGCGGACGCGGAGAACTGGCCGCACCGCTGGTACGGGCGGAAGGGCTTCGCCGTCGTCGACACCCTCCACTGCTTCGAGAGGGGGTAG